In Mytilus edulis chromosome 8, xbMytEdul2.2, whole genome shotgun sequence, the genomic window TCCAATCATATTATCTGATGACCAGTGAAGTTGGTCAATGACGAGTACAGTAAATCTGATGACCAGTGAAGTTGGTCAATGACCAGTACAGTAAATCTGATGACCAGTGAAGTTGGTCAATGACCAGTACAGTAAATCTGATGACCAGTGAAGTTGGTCAATGACTAGTACAGTAAATCAGATGACCAGTGAAGTTGGTCAATGACTAGTACAGTAAATCTGATGACCAGTGAAGTTGGTCAATGACTAGTACAGTAAATCTGATGACCAGTGAAGTTGGTCAATGACCAGTACAGTAAATCTGATGACCAGTGAAGTTGGTCAATGACTAGTACAGTAAATCTGATGACCAGTGAAGTTGGTCAATGACCAGTACAGTAAATCTGATGACCAGTGAAGTTGGTCAATGACTAGTACAGTAAATCTGATGACCAGTGAAGTTGGTCAATGACTAGTACAGTAAATCCTGATGACCAGTGAAGTTGGTCAATGACGAGTACAGTAAATCTGATGACCAGTGAAGTTGGTCAATGACGAGTACAGTAAATCTGATGACCAGTGAAGTTGGTCAATGAAGAGTACAGTAAATCCTGATGACCAGTGAAGTTGGTCAATGACGAGTACAGTAAATCTGATGACCAGTGAAGTTGGTCAATGATGAGTACAGTAAATCTGATGACCAGTGAAGTTGGTCAATGACCAGTACAGTAAATCTGATGACCAGTGAAGTTGGTCAATGACTAGTACAGTAAATCTGATGACCAGTGAAGTTGGTCAATGACGCGTACAGTAAATCTGATGACCAGTGAAGTTGGTCAATGACCAGTACAGTAAATCTGATGACCAGTGAAGTTGTCAATGACGAGTACAGTAAATCTGATGACCAGTGAAGTTGGTCAATGACTAGCACAGTAAATCTGATGACCAGTGATGACAAAAAtgtgcaaaatttccttaaaactacctaTTTAGTGACAggaacccaacaatgggttgttctaTTCGTCTAAAAATTtatgggctgatagatcttgacccattgaaaaatataactctgtcagatttgctcttaaatgattttttttgagatataagccaaaatctacatttgacccctatgttttagcatggtggccatgtttgtcgattgatcaaaacttcggatacatttttaaactagataccttgaggaacatttagttaaagtttggagaaattggcccagtagtttcagagaagattttttgaaTAGTTTAAAttgacaaacagacaacaatgaTAGACTATGAAGGATGtgggacgccaagtgatggcataagctcacgaAGGGCCCCTGCAAGCTCAAAAATGTATTATGATCAAACTtaattctgtgaaaaaaatggtgTACTTACAAAATGTAGCTTTTAGGTATAAAGATTTGCAATTTATTACCGATCTGGTAAGTGTCATCAGCCAAAGTGTTGATAAAATATGTGAGGGTATAAATTAATGATTTTACCAAAGACAATTGTATATCCCATATcaattaagatattttaaaagattttgacACTCTAAACATTTTTGTCAAGTCATGATCAAATTCTCTTTCAATTATGGTTTTCAAGGTACTTTAACAACTAGAAGAattttaatttatgaattttaaaatgcTTGTATTCTTATGTTAGTTGCTCTCCAGACCATTATATTACCTTAAATTTATATCTCTTACAGATAACAGCTTGGTAAAACATCATGGAACAAACTCTATTTTACAGCTTTTTACTTCTGCCAATTGTGTCCAGCAGTTACCAACATTTTTTCAACAGGGCACAACTGGAACAATTACcatgtacaaaatattataacaaaGGAGAGCTATATTATGACTGTTCAAACAAGAAGTTGATTACTATTCCAGGTTTACCAACAAACATTGTTTATCTCAACTTACAACACAACAAAATTGTTGACTTGAAAAGTGATCATTTAAGAAATATGGGCAATCTGAAAATACTTGATTTATCCTTCAACGATCTCAAGTCAATAAACAATGTTTCATTTCATGGACTGATGATGCTGCAACAACTTAGACTTAACAATAACAAGCTGGAATATAATGTCATAGTATTTCCAATCAGTTGTTTACTGCCACTGAAATCACTCAAACTACTTTCAGTTCAAAACAATGGAAATGGGTTTACTTATCCACTAAAACAAATAGCACATTTAACAGAGCTAGAGGTTTTACAGATGGATATTAGTATAGATTCAAAAACTTCAAGACTTCTAGGTTTACATAAGCGATATTGTAATTTTCTTCACcttaattcattatttttatattttcgaggTATTGAAATGCAAggattctatttttttaaaataattccaaaTAGCTATGATCTTCCAAAATTAAGAAAGTCCTTCTTTCCATGTACACCtaatttaacacatttatacCTCTATGGTTGTGTATTCACTCAGTTTGATGATTTTGCACTGTCAAAACTTAATAAGTTAAAATTTGTACAAATAGATTATAGTGATATAATTGTTAAAAGTTTACCAATAGCAAGAAGACATATTATTAGTTTGATTTCAGCTTTGTCATATACACCAACTGAAGTTCTTATAATACAAAATGTCTTGCAATATGACAACATAAATTATCCCACCACCATATGTCATCTTTGCTATCTATATAAGAACCTTACTGAACAGTGTGTCTGGAAATTGTTCAATAAAATTTTGAACAGAACATCTATTCGTCaattacatttatcaaatatCTTTGGTTTAAACCAAAATTGTACTCCTACACAAGCAGTTATTAATGCACCACCAAGCCTTCAAATTGTTAACCTGACAATGAATAATTTAACTTGGATAGCTTTAAATCTTTCTTCTGTTGTATCACTATATCTAGTACATAACAGACTGGGAAACTATTTGGtagaccttcgataggaaaactgacaattctcatcaattaagattggagttgagtgcacctgCACAAGCAGGGTTCAAAGTCACCTTAGTGTTGACAGGCTTGTGATACAGCAGATGGATTACTTAGACCAATTGGTCATCAAGGCCCTTAAGTTTCCTAGAAACAAGTCAATGTAAGAATAAATATGTGCCACTGCAGAAAGTACACACAAAGAATTGAATTAAATGATCTCATACCAAGCTTGgtatttgaacatatatatatatacagcaatGGCATATTGACACCTACATACCAgaaaa contains:
- the LOC139486649 gene encoding leucine-rich repeat and immunoglobulin-like domain-containing nogo receptor-interacting protein 1, translating into MEQTLFYSFLLLPIVSSSYQHFFNRAQLEQLPCTKYYNKGELYYDCSNKKLITIPGLPTNIVYLNLQHNKIVDLKSDHLRNMGNLKILDLSFNDLKSINNVSFHGLMMLQQLRLNNNKLEYNVIVFPISCLLPLKSLKLLSVQNNGNGFTYPLKQIAHLTELEVLQMDISIDSKTSRLLGLHKRYCNFLHLNSLFLYFRGIEMQGFYFFKIIPNSYDLPKLRKSFFPCTPNLTHLYLYGCVFTQFDDFALSKLNKLKFVQIDYSDIIVKSLPIARRHIISLISALSYTPTEVLIIQNVLQYDNINYPTTICHLCYLYKNLTEQCVWKLFNKILNRTSIRQLHLSNIFGLNQNCTPTQAVINAPPSLQIVNLTMNNLTWIALNLSSVVSLYLVHNRLGNYLVDLR